Proteins found in one Gemmatimonadota bacterium genomic segment:
- a CDS encoding NIPSNAP family protein: MIYTIRTFHVHRKDYAEFVRFSEEQIWPAIEKKGARALGLWVVAIGGPERIFLMTRYDSHGHWEETRNWDNLANEGSGRAALVHETECISLLPLTQRQPDSDAPEKEPGIYTLRSFKVAPADVSRFVDLSENQWWPWVTRGEGVRPIGQWITKSAPEERIYMMTRYDSLYHWEGHHSNVGTIAQPDDPEMGKVWEIGQKAIQERKKITIDTNVKVLRPITSRRP; the protein is encoded by the coding sequence ATGATCTATACCATCCGCACATTTCACGTTCACCGCAAAGACTACGCCGAATTTGTTCGCTTTAGCGAAGAACAGATCTGGCCAGCCATCGAAAAAAAAGGAGCGCGTGCACTCGGCCTCTGGGTCGTTGCCATAGGTGGCCCCGAACGCATCTTTCTCATGACGCGATACGACAGCCATGGTCATTGGGAAGAAACCCGAAACTGGGACAATCTCGCCAATGAAGGCAGTGGACGTGCCGCACTCGTACACGAAACCGAATGTATTTCCCTCTTGCCCCTCACGCAAAGACAGCCCGATAGCGACGCCCCCGAAAAAGAGCCTGGCATTTATACTCTGCGCTCATTTAAAGTCGCGCCCGCCGACGTTTCGCGTTTTGTCGACTTATCAGAAAATCAGTGGTGGCCCTGGGTCACCCGAGGCGAAGGTGTGCGCCCCATTGGCCAATGGATAACCAAATCAGCACCCGAAGAACGCATCTACATGATGACGCGGTACGACAGCCTGTATCATTGGGAAGGCCATCACAGCAATGTCGGCACCATCGCACAACCCGATGATCCCGAAATGGGCAAAGTCTGGGAAATCGGCCAAAAAGCCATTCAAGAGCGGAAAAAAATCACCATCGATACCAACGTCAAAGTTCTGCGTCCCATCACCAGCAGAAGACCATAA
- a CDS encoding thiamine pyrophosphate-binding protein → MPQMTGARFLAETVHGHGIDTVFFMPYIAPRALMEMENLGMKRVQTHGEKAAAYMADAYARVRRGPGLCMAQSVGAVNLAAGLQDAYLACSPVIAITGKESHVNQLRHAYQEVDHRNPFDAVTKYTADIHAVDLLPVYLRQAFRSATTGTPGPVHLDLQGLAGQVVVEAEADFEVVIESAFSQIPPFRPTAEPELITEALKLLTQAKKPIIMAGGGVTTSDASAELIALAEKLSIPVATSLNA, encoded by the coding sequence ATGCCCCAAATGACAGGTGCACGATTTCTCGCAGAAACCGTGCATGGCCACGGAATAGACACCGTCTTTTTTATGCCCTACATCGCGCCCCGAGCATTGATGGAAATGGAAAATCTCGGCATGAAACGCGTGCAAACCCACGGAGAAAAAGCCGCCGCGTACATGGCCGATGCGTATGCGCGCGTCAGACGCGGTCCAGGTCTTTGTATGGCCCAATCCGTTGGTGCCGTTAACCTCGCTGCCGGTCTTCAAGACGCCTATCTTGCCTGCTCGCCTGTTATCGCAATCACAGGCAAAGAAAGCCATGTCAATCAGCTCCGCCATGCCTATCAGGAAGTCGATCACCGAAACCCGTTTGATGCAGTTACAAAATACACCGCTGATATCCACGCCGTCGATCTGCTGCCCGTGTATTTGCGGCAGGCTTTTCGATCAGCCACCACAGGCACCCCCGGTCCCGTACATCTCGATCTACAAGGTCTTGCCGGTCAAGTCGTCGTTGAAGCCGAAGCCGATTTTGAAGTCGTCATCGAATCTGCCTTTTCCCAGATTCCACCTTTTCGCCCGACTGCCGAACCCGAATTGATCACCGAAGCCCTCAAGTTGCTCACACAAGCCAAAAAGCCGATCATCATGGCCGGTGGCGGTGTGACCACATCCGATGCCAGCGCCGAACTCATCGCCCTTGCCGAGAAGCTTTCTATCCCCGTTGCCACATCCCTCAATGCCAA